GACATTGTCAATCCAAACCTGAAGCTTAGAATGAAGTTCGCTAACATTCAACTATTTAGAGAAGCTGTTAAGCAATACAATGTGAGAAGGGGAAAGGACATaaggtttgagaaaaatgaaagagccaCGTGTATAGCTATGTGTAGAGATCCAGGTTGTGGTTATAGAGTGTATGGTAGACAGATGGCGACTGAGGCCTCATTTGAAATAAGGTCCTTAAGACCTACACATTCTTGTACTCGAGTATACAAGAGCTCAATTGTCAATTCGAGGTGGATAGCAGATAAACTTTATGATAAGTTTAAGGTTCAACCAGACATGCCACTGCGAGTGATACAGATGAAGTCAAGaggaaatggaatgttgaagtCAGCAGGAGTCAAATGTATAGGGGTAGGAAGAAGGCAGAAAAGAAGATATACGGTGGTCTGGGTGAACAGTATGGCAGGCTGTGGGATTACTGTGAGACTTTAAGGCGTACTAACCCGGGTAGCTGTGTAGTGATGAAGGTTGAAAGACCAAACTCTAATTTGCCTGCTAAGTTTCAGAGACTCTACTTGTCCCTTGCAGCCATGAAGAATGGGTTCTTGGAATGTTGTAGGCCTGTCATAGGTCTAGACGGGTGCTTTCTAAAAGGACCTTACAAGGGAATGCTACTGGCTGCGATTGGTCGAGATGCCAACAACAACATGTACCCAATTGCAATCGCCGTTGTAGAATCTGAGACAAAAGGCAGTTGGACCTGGTTCCTGGAGTGCCTTGTTTCAGATCTTGGTCATCATGAGAGGCACACTGCTCCTACATTCATTTCTGATCGGTAAAAGGTTAATTATATTACTTGCATAATTTTACATATTActtttagctatttttttttctacatataaACTTACCCATTTTGCACATTAGATTGATGTAGGGTCTTGTGCCAAGTTTTGATGTTGTTATGCCAATGGCGGATCACCGAATCTGTGTAAGGCATTTATATGCCAACTTTCGAGACAAAGGATTTCGGGGGGTGGCCTTGAAGGAATTGTTGTGGAAGGCAGCATCGTCATATACTGAGGTCGAGTTCAGATTTCagatggaagagatgaagaaagTCAGTCCTGATGCCTTTGACTACCTAGACAAGATTGACCCCAGCGGATGGTCGAGAGCATGGTTCAGTGACTATCCTAAATGTGACCTCCTTGTCAACAATATATGCGAGTGTTTCAACTCATACATCCTGAAGGCACGTGACAAGCCAATTCTGACGATGCTTGAGATGATTAGGAAGTAGCTCATGAGAAGGTACCAACTTAAAAGAGATGGCATCAACAAATTGAATGGCAAGTTGTGCCCTAGAATTGTTGAGAAGCTTGAGGCCATTGGTGAGGCTACATCGGACTGCCTATCCCGTTTTGCTGGTGATGGCATATTTGAAGTAGAGCAGGGAAGAAGGCAATATGCTGTGGATTTGAGGAGGAGGACATATGGTTGTAGACAGTGGAAGGTGACTGGGatcccatgtgcacatgcacATTCTGCCATAACATTTCATGGGCATAAACCGGAGGATTATGTAGATTCATGTTATAGCATTGAGATGTACAAGAAGTCTTATGCTCCCATCATATATCCAATGCGTAGTGAGGAACAGTGGGTAAAGACTGCGCATGATGTATTGGATCTGCCTAGATCAAGAAAGATGCCAGGCAGACCTCGAAAGGCCAGGGTAAGAGGTCCTGATGAGTAGAGAGTTCCTCAGAATCCTtatagaatgagaaagtttggaTTGAAGGGTAGATGTGGGATTTGCAAGCTGGTTGGACACAACAGCAGGACCTGTCCAAGGAAGAAGGACCAGCCCTCGACAGAAGTTGATTTGCCTACTCCACCCCCAACAAGTGTAAGTCTCACTAACCAATATAGTTGTATAGTAGTTGATGTGCTATTAATGTATTATTTGATGTGTTATTAATGTTGGCCTTCAGACCCAAAGCGTTGGATGTAGCAGTAGTACAAGGGGAGGTGCACAACCAGCCTCCAACAGTCGAAGGGGGGGTGCACAACCAGCCCCCAACAGTCGAAGGGGGGGTGCACAACTAGCCCCCAACAATTGAAGGGGGGTGCACAACCAACCCTCAAAAGGACAATTACTGGTGCTACACAGCAACCCACTGCCACTGCCCCACCTATTGCAACAGCTGAGAGAAATTTGGTACTTactttagtttagtctttaaaatgcaTCCTACTGTTTATTTATCAATATCTCATATTTGAAACTTATGGTAGGAAAATCATGTTGGACTTAGAGTGCCCAGCTGGAACAGGCACCCGCTAGCACCTAGACCACCTCCACCTACTACAACG
The sequence above is drawn from the Alnus glutinosa chromosome 11, dhAlnGlut1.1, whole genome shotgun sequence genome and encodes:
- the LOC133881211 gene encoding uncharacterized protein LOC133881211, which translates into the protein MRRYQLKRDGINKLNGKLCPRIVEKLEAIGEATSDCLSRFAGDGIFEVEQGRRQYAVDLRRRTYGCRQWKVTGIPCAHAHSAITFHGHKPEDYVDSCYSIEMYKKSYAPIIYPMRSEEQWVKTAHDVLDLPRSRKMPGRPRKARVRGPDE